From the Purpureocillium takamizusanense chromosome 6, complete sequence genome, one window contains:
- a CDS encoding 3-hydroxy acid dehydrogenase (EggNog:ENOG503NW2S~COG:Q), protein MRVIVARFAPRCPPSKPQQQQHLPHLHLLLRRRIASSALVLEPPPPPPPARRGLPAPPLIAGRFARTTVAVDASSRSRLPPARTIMTSAASQRLAGKTILITGASSGIGRSTALEFARTSPNDLRLVLTARRVDALRDLADQIRNEVGQGVKVLPVKLDVSNADEIRGFVACLPEEWRDIHVLVNNAGLVKGVARAPDIDEQDMDVVFSTNVTGLINMTQAILPIFQGRPGGGQGDIINVGSIAGREAYPGGSIYCASKAAVRSFTDTLRKELIATRIRVIEIDPGQVETEFSLVRFYGDKAKADAVYAGVEPLTPDDIAEAIVFTATRRENVVIADTLIYPNHQASALIMHRKNV, encoded by the exons ATGcgtgtcatcgtcgcccgtTTCGCTCCccgctgccccccctccaagccgcagcagcagcagcatcttccgcacctccacctcctcctccgccgccgcatcgctTCCTCGGCTCTAGTACTagaaccaccaccaccaccgccgccagcacgtcGTGGtctccccgcgccgcccctcatcgccggccgctTCGCCAGaaccaccgtcgccgtcgacgcatCATCCCGCTCTCGCCTCCCGCCAGCCAGGACAATCATGACCTCGGCAGCGTCCCAGCGCCTTGCCGGCAAGACCATCCTCATCaccggcgcgtcgtcgggcatTGGCCGCTCTACCGCTCTGGAGTTTGCTCGCACAAGCCCCAACGATTTGCGCCTCGTGctcaccgcccgccgcgttgATGCGCTCCGCGACCTCGCAGACCAGATCCGCAACGAGGTCGGCCAAGGCGTCAAGGTCCTTCCCGTCAAACTCGACGTCAGCAATGCCGACGAGATCCGCGGCTTTGTTGCCTGTCTGCCCGAAGAGTGGAGGGACAtccacgtcctcgtcaacAACGC TGGCCTTGTAAAGGGCGTGGCGCGGGCCCCGGATATTGATGAGCAAGACATGGACGTCGTCTTCTCCACCAACGTGACCGGCCTCATCAACATGACCCAGGCCATCCTCCCCATCTTCCAGGGCCGACCAGGCGGCGGTCAAGGAGACATCATCAACGTCGGCTCTATTGCTG GCCGAGAGGCGTACCCCGGGGGCTCAATCTACTGCGCAAGCAAGGCCGCGGTTCGCAGCTTCACTGATACCCTAAGGaaggagctcatcgccaCCAGAATCAGGGTCATTGAGATCGACCCCGGTCAAGTCGAGACT GAATTCTCTCTCGTCAGATTCTACGGTGACAAGGCAAAGGCCGATGCCGTGTACGC TGGCGTCGAACCTCTTACTCCCGATGACAttgccgaggccatcgtctTCACTGCCACCAGACGGGAGAACGTGGTCATTGCCGACACTCTCATTTATCCCAACCACCAG GCATCTGCGCTCATCATGCACCGCAAAAACGTTTGA
- the PRS1 gene encoding Ribose-phosphate diphosphokinase (EggNog:ENOG503NVTN~COG:E~COG:F): MRNTLIFAGNSCPVLTGQICENLGMTPADAELTQFSNGETSVRILTSVREKDVFVVQSGSPRINDSIMELLIMISACKGGSANKVTAVLPYFPYSRQSKKKSHRGAITARMLANLLGVAGVKHVITVDLHASQMQGFFKCPVDNLHAEPIIAQWIRRNVVNWREAVVVSKNAGGTKRVTSLADALKLNFGMVTTDRKRGTNMTASMIMSHLDAVERKPVLEQSMDNAAIDSSNVAEARNVSRQESPPRKTRTIADPTGSPTRRAEEPSKTSSKSSAACKTDATPPRQSLEVPAPSDQDYDDRRAQEVIHGRLVQGRIVEDDFPSPARSATDNSIPDDDPMAMSHASSFFVPERQSLGGGGDPATSSDEEDNAFQNPKAEHMITLVGDVRNRTVFIVDDMIDKHGSWIAAAETVVKKGLAKKVYCIATHGVFGGDCLEQLQACECIDTIVVTNSFPINQDKAKNISKLVILDLSFLLAEAIRRNHYGESISPLFQHTGD, translated from the exons aTGCGCAACACGCTCATATTTGCCGGCAATTCGTGCCCGGTTCTCACGGGACAGATCTGTGAGAACCTGGGCATGACACCTGCTGACGCGGAGTTGACTCAATTCTCCAAT GGCGAGACCAGCGTCAGGATCTTGACTAGTGTTCGTGAAAAAGATGTCTTCGTCGTCCAGTCAGGCAGCCCTCGGATCAACGACTCCATCATGGAACTGCTTATCATGATATCTGCATGCAAGGGCGGCTCGGCAAACAAAGTAACAG CCGTTCTGCCGTATTTTCCCTACAGCCGCCAGTCAAAGAAGAAGTCTCACAGGGGTGCCATCACTGCGCGCATGCTCGCCAATCTTTTGGGTGTTGCCGGTGTGAAGCATGTCATCACGGTCGACCTTCACGCGTCACAAATGCAGGGCTTTTTCAAATGTCCCGTGGACAACCTGCACGCCGAGCCCATAATTGCCCAGTGGATCCGACGTAACGTCGTTAACTGGCGGGAGGCCGTGGTGGTGTCTAAAAATGCAGGTGGCACCAAGCGAGTGACCTCGCTTGCTGACGCTCTCAAACTCAACTTCGGCATGGTCACAACAGATCGAAAGCGGGGGACAAACATGACTGCAAGCATGATCATGAGTCACCTGGATGCTGTTGAGCGGAAACCCGTACTTGAGCAATCCATGGATAACGCCGCAATCGACTCGAGCAATGTGGCGGAGGCACGGAATGTCAGTCGACAAGAGAGTCCGCCGCGGAAGACAAGGACCATTGCGGATCCCACCGGCTCGCCAAcgaggcgcgccgaggaACCCTCTAAGACGTCAAGCAAATCTTCAGCCGCGTGTAAGACGgatgcgacgccgccacggcaaTCTCTTGAGGTGCCTGCACCAAGCGATCAGGACTATGATGACCGTCGAGCACAAGAAGTCATCCATGGTCGGCTTGTGCAAGGTCGCATTGTCGAAGATGATTTTCCATCTCCCGCAAGGTCGGCGACAGACAATAGCATcccagacgacgaccccATGGCCATGTCCCATGCCTCGTCATTCTTCGTACCCGAGCGGCAGTCGCTAGGGGGAGGTGGAGACCCAGCTACCAGCTctgacgaggaggacaacGCCTTCCAGAATCCAAAGGCAGAGCACATGATCACTCTCGTGGGCGATGTGCGAAACCGGACAGTCTTTATAGTCGACGATATGATCGATAAGCATGGTTCTTggattgccgccgccgagactgTTGTCAAGAAGGGACTGGCGAAGAAGGTGTATTGCATTGCGACCCATGGCGTCTTTGGAGGGGACTGCCTGGAGCAATTGCAGGCATGCGAGTGCATCgacaccatcgtcgtcaccaacaGCTTCCCCATCAACCAGGACAAGGCGAAGAACATCAGCAAGCTGGTGATTCTTGACCTTTCTTTTCTCTTGGCTGAGGCCATCCGCCGCAACCACTATGGCGAGTCTATATCCCCACTGTTCCAGCACACGGGAGACTAA